The Aspergillus fumigatus Af293 chromosome 5, whole genome shotgun sequence nucleotide sequence GAATGAGTTGCAACAAAGGAAGACCGAATTGTCCACCTCCTCGTTCATGTGCAACTGATAGTCTAGAAGAGAACATAGATATCTTACCGAATGTAAGATCATGCGTGAGGAACCAGTCCCAATTAGGCATGCAACGCGACGGGGGTCCCCAACTAAGTCTTAACCAGGGTATATCTGATTACCACAGACCAGCAGGCAGTTTTTCTGGGTGGGCAAAACTGTCTGTTGGGGTACTCTAACCGAGATCGACTTCGTGATCGTCGATCTGTACGACTGTACGATCTGTATCACGTCGAGGTCTATGGATCCGTATATAGGGGGAACTGTATTTACAGTCCTTGAAATCTGTAATTTGAATGCAGTAATAATATTGAGATCAAGACCCGACAGCAACTGACCATGTAGAAGAGAAATAATACCTACTGAACATGTCGAGAGTAGAAACGTCTTTTTCAGACATAAGATCCATTAACACCTCCTGTCTAAAGGCCCCAGGTCTCTGAGTTTTCGTGCGGGGAAGAGTGTCTCCCAACAAACAGTAAGAACAAGTCTAAATCGACATCATGCGCAGGTCGCGTGTGGTTCGGCAAGGCCCCAATGATCCCAAAAAGCCAAAGGTTGCGAGCTCCAGCCCCTGTTCATTGAGGATGCGAGGATCTGCACAACCGTCATTAGTAGAACCGCGGGGCTAGTTTCTTATACCGGGGTTTTTCATGAACCCCATTATTCACATGCGTGAGCATCAACAATGATCTTCTGGTCTTCAAACCATGATGCCACAGAAGTTGAAGCATAAAATAGAGGCCATTCCCCGGCCAACTCCCTCCCTCTTGGATGGAGTATTATTTGCAGGCAGATAATAGAGGGGCCGAAATCAAGAGGCCAACATGGCAACCGCAATGCGCAATCCCAAGGACTCGATGAAATCTACATGGCGCACTGATAAAGAGCAGTGGACTGTGTTCCATTGGTTCTATGAGGTGCTTGGCATACATCCTACTGCCCTTGACCAAGACGTCCCGGTACACGACAAAGACGAGAAGGTGCCTTTCATGACCGAATGGCAAACTAACCGCTGGGTCCTTGTCCACGCCTTCATACCATTTGCCATTCACTGGGCCTATGTCGTCTATACAGGTCGCAACATAACCCCAGTCGCCGCTTTCATTTTCTACAGCACGGCGTTCAAGGCGATTGGCATTCATGAATTGCATATCCTCCGTCGCCTCGGCCACCGACTTGGGTTCTTCGACGGCGACAAGCATGAGCGAGACGGTGTGCCTGACGTTGGTGTCGCAAAAGTCGTTCAGTCGCTACTTTCGACGTCCACCTTCCGTCCGATGTTCACAGTCTTCCTGAGCTACCAGACCAACCTACCACCTTCTTCTATCAACTGGCTTTGGCTACCACTTGAAATTGGTCTTTATGGCATCGTTCTGGACTTTTGGTTCTATTGGTACCACCGTCTCATGCACGATATCGGCAGCCTCTGGAAATACCACCGTACTCATCACCTCACCAAGCACCCGAATCCACTTTTGACGCTTTATGCGGATAGTGAGCAGGAGTTCTTCGACATTGCGGGCATTCCTGTAATGACCTATTTCAGCCTCAAGCTCATGGGCCTCCCTATGGGCTTCTATGAGTGGTGGTTTTGCCACCAGTATGTGGTATTTTCGGAGCTTGCCGGGCACAGCGGGGTCCGCCTTCATACATTCACACCATCGACACTGACTTGGCTTCTGAGGCTtgtcaatgcggatttggTTATCGAGGATCATGATCTTCACCACCGCTATGGATGGAAGAGTAGTTACAATTATGGCAAGCAGACCCGCCTTTGGGACCGCATCTTCGGCACATGCCGTGAGCGCGTCGAATCCAGACCAGACAATATTGACTACAACAATAAAGTTACGCTGCCTCTGTGGTGAGCGACAGCCTCACGCCGAGCAGTTCCTGGTCTTTATGATGTCAGGCCCTTGTTGTCTTGCTGAACAGCTTTTAAATTCCATTGTGGTACGAAGGCGTCGGTGGTCAAAATTATTGGAAACCGGCGTGGCCTTGAAAAGGACTACAACTGTTTAAGACATACTTGATTATCTAGACTGTATATAACGTACCTTGTGCTTATTATTCAACACTCTGAGTCCTGACCTTATCTAAATTGTGTGGTCGAATAATGCCTGTACCCTCAGCCACAATTAGCCACAGTCCCCACTAGCCACGGCTGTTAAACTCCCATATGGAATCAGCAAAACATTGGGACGACGGCGGGCAATGATAAGCATGATGCATATCGCTAAGGATATCCAGTTAATCTAAAACCCCCAGGCACAGGCAATATACTTCATTGTCCTGTCCAATCTCACTGACTTGTCCTATGATCATTTTTGAAGTTCTTTGCTTCGTCTAGCCCCCAAAGTAGTTAGGCGGGGCTACTGAGATCCGCCCCTCGATTTGGAGCTCTTGATTGAAGTGTCAACTCAACTTCTAATTACACACTGCGCAAAACTTTCTGTCAGACATGTGCGTCCGATTTGATAGTGTCTCGTACATGTGTGCGGAGCAATTGGCTTGCTTGCAGAAATGCTGACGCCATGTTACTCTAGCTCCCATCAAACCCCTGATACCGGACCACCACATTAACATCTCGGTCTAATTCCCTCATCGACTCTCCAACTCTGACGCCGAGCTTCTGATTATACCATGCTCCCTCTTCCACCAGCGGTAACGGCCTTGTCCGCGCCGGGCAAGGTCCTCCTCACTGGGGGTTATCTGGTCCTGGACCGCAGCTACACTGGGACTGTGTTCGCCCTTGACGCCAGAATCCATGTCATTGTTCAGCAATTGAGACGGAACCATCGGCGGGAAGCCGCCTCGGGATCCGCGCATGGCCGGTCGGACACACCTCAGGCGGAAGGCAATGTTCAtggagacaaggaagacgaaggcACGATCGTCGTACACTCCCCACAGTTCGTGGATGCGGTATGGGAGTATAGCATACAAAGATGCGAGGACGGTGGAGGAGTCCTAGTGAAACAGAGAAATGATGGGTAAAGCAACAATATTATAGTATCAGTAAATTGCCCAGGAGCTGACCCATCCAGGCCACGCAACCTGTTTGTCGAGACCTCTCTGAACTTCGCCTTGACTTACATCAGCTATGTGGCCGACTCGAAGGATTTCGGGTCATTATCGATTACTATCCTCGCCGACAACGATTACTACTCCGAGACGGCCTTCTCCAAGGCTTCGGGACTCCGGTCGTCAAGCAGATTCGTGGACTTTGGTGTTCGCCTTCAGGAGGCACACAAGACAGGCCTGGGCTCTTCAGCCGCCTTGGTCACTGCCCTGGTGTCGTCTCTCGTCATCCACCGTACTATGCAACCCGACGATCTCGGTCCAGGCCGCGACAAGCTTCACAATCTGGCCCAGGCGGCCCACTGCGCTGCGCAGGGTAAAGTCGGGTCCGGCTTCGATGTTGCAGCTGCCATTTACGGCTCCTGTCTCTACAGACGCTTCTCCCCCTCGATTCTCGAATCAGTGGGTGACGCTGGTTCTCCAGGCTTCGAAGAGCGGTTGTTCCGGATCGTAGAGGACGCCGACCCCCAGCATCCGTGGGACACCGAATGTCTAGACTTCGGCATGAAGCTCCCCCGCGGAATGCAAATGGTCCTCTGTGACGTCGAATGTGGTTCGCAGACTCCATCCATGGTGAGAAAGGTTTTGGAGTGGCGGAAACAGAATCAGAAGGAAGCCGATATGCTCTGGGGCGCTCTGCAATCGAACAACGAGAGACTTCGCCTGGAACTCAGACGCTTGGCACAGAGCCCGGACGAACATACTCTCAGTGACTTTGAAAATGTCCGCACCTATATTCAGCGCTCGCGTAACCACATCCGTTCCATGACTCAAAAGTCGGATGTCCCAATCGAGCCGCGCGTCCAAACCGAGCTACTTGACGCTCTGTCCGAGCTGGAGGGTGTCATCGGTGGTGTGGTTCCAGGAGCAGGGGGCTACGACGCCATTGTGCTCCTCATCCAAGACAATCCGGATGTGATCACCAGATTGAAAGCCTTCTTTGAGACTTGGGAGAGCAAAGCGGAGGACGATTTCGGTGGCAAGATTGGGAAAGTCAGGCTTCTTGGCGTCCGCCATGGATCAGAGGGAGTCAAGAACGAGATGCTCGAGCAATATGCGGGCTGGGTGTAGGAGTAAGATTTCTGCGCACGCCTTGAGAGATGACTACAAGACCGACTCTACATCTGATCATGTTATTCTCGGTTCGAATGTTagtgatggatgatgatgatggcatgaCAATAGCATAGCATGAGCGTGACCACGATGGTATTACTCAAGCGTCAGGCAAAAATTTCAATTGAATGTTTCATATTATCGCCTGAACCCCCTAATAATAAGACTCAACTGACACTGTGCAGCGAGCAGACTAGCACAATTAGCAGTCGAGACACATATAGTCTTCGTTCTTTTATAGTAGCAGCAAGCTGCTCGAAGATAAAGATCTTAACAGCAAGGAAATTTCTTTTTGTCATGACTATCTATCTGACAGGGGTTGAGCTCTATGGTATTCTGTACCTTCTTTCTCAACACTGATATCAAATGCTCAAGAAATGCTGTTAGTACACCTCAAACCTCAGTGACAGGACGCCAGATTCATCAAATATATGATTAACCATGTCATTCCAAGAAAACAGCCCCGACCATACCAGCCGGTTTATAGCTGAGTAGGCTGGAAAGACGAGAACTCCGCCGTCGCGGCCGGATCCCTCTCCATAACTCTCTCCTCAGTCTTCTCATTGTCGTCCAGGATTCCATACTCCGCCGCCTtggcctcgatctcctcgtccGTAAGCCGCGGCAGCTCCTTCGCGGCACGCACGTAGTTTATTTTCTCCACATAACCCTTGGCGAAAATCAGATCGATTTCTTCGAGACTCCGACCTGAGGTTTCGGGGTAGAAGAACCAGATGACCGGAATAAAAAAGGCGTTCCAGGccgcgaagaagaggtaCGTGCCCCAGCCGATGTGCTCGATCATCACGGGGGTGATCATGACGACGGTGAAGTTGAAGAGCCAGTTGTTGCAGGTTGAGATGGCGTTTGCCTTTGCGCGGGTTCTGAGAGGGGAGAGTTCGGCTGGGTAGAGCCAGGGGAGGGGGAGCCACGTTGCGCCGAAGAAACTTGATGTGGAATTAGTGCAAAGTTGGGAAGTTTCAGGGTGGGGGAAAGGAGCTGGGATTGCTGACGTACCACATGTACAGGAAGAGGCCGAAGACTGCGCCCTTGGCCGTCTGCGCGTCGCCAGGGATCAGGCACgcgaagacgatgatcatCGCAACGCATTGGCCGAAACTCCCACCAATGAAGAGCTTGCGCCGGCCGATCTTTTCAATGAAGAACCAGGAGAATGTGGCAAAAATCGCGTAGCAGATCATGTTGACGCCGCCGATGAGCAGAGCGAAGTCGTGCGATTGGCCGATTGAGTCTTCCAAGAGGACTGGCAGGTAGTAGATGACTGCATTACAACCAGAGATTTGCTGGAAAACCTGCGAGGACGAGCCAACAATCATCCGACGGAAGTGCTGCGACGGTCCTCCGGTGAAGAGGTCCCTGAAACTGGCTTTTTGGGCACCGGATCTGAGGCGCACGTCAGCTATGAGAATATGATGTGCAAAGTAGGGGAACGTACGCTCGGACCGAGTCTACAATcaactgcttctccagctgtgTATGACGATCGCTTATCTCCGTACCGGCAAGCGCTGCCAGGACCTTCTCGCCGTCCGCGATACGATTCTGCGCAATCAAGTACCGTGGCGAGTCGGGTAGATACAGCATGCCCACGATAATCACGATGCCAAAAATAATCTGGAAGGCGATCGGGAACCGCCAGACCAGGTCCGGTGGCCCGTAGTGTGCGCCAAAGTCGATCCAGTAGGCGATCATGGTTCCAATAGCAATAATGCCTCCCTCAATGCAGATCAGCAGACCTCGATTGCTCGTTTTGGAACATTCGGCTTGATACGTCGGAATGGTCGATGTATTCATTCCATTGCCGACTCCCGTGATGACACGGCCGAAGATGAACTGGAGCAGAGGAAGTGAGCCCGGGAATGATGTGACTTGGATAATCACTCCAACGATCATCACCGATGCACCGCAGATGACCATTTTTCGGCGTCCGAGGATCTCGCCAAAGATCAAGGCAAAGATAGCGCCGAGAAGACAACCTATTAATGGTGAACTGGGTTAGGCTCCGCTGTACATAGCGGCGCAGATCAGTACTAACCGACTTCATAAACAGCCGTCACGGTCGCTTGCATGGTGTTGTCGTCTTTAGTTGCTGTAAAGACATTGTTGAATGCTGGGTCGGAGATGATGCCAGACATCACACCCTCTGCCAGTATCTCTGTTAGCACGGATTAATCAATCAGCCCGAGTTACTTACGATCGTATCCGAACAATAAGAATCCCATGGTCGCAATGGTTGACACAGTCCAGGACAGTTTCCGTCCGGACATACCAGCAAAAGTGGGCGGCGCCATGGTGACGAATCGGTAATCATTCGAGTCGAAGACAGTGAGACTTGAATTCGTGTAAACATTTTTGAGTCCCTGCGCGAGGCAGACCCATAGAAATAGTTACCTGGCATATGGATAAGAACTATGAAGTCAGAGTGGCCATTGTTCACTTAGTTAAAGTGAGTAAGTCCATAGAGTTCGATACTGAGTTTCCCCATTCGGTAGTTGAAAGCAAGGCTAAGGGCTCCCAAGACCTGCATAGACTCTCTTTATCCTTGGTTGTGGGCCAGTCTTCAAAAGAGAAGTAATTGGTCAAgttcttcattctcctccgcTCATTTGCACCCTCGCCTCTGTTGATCTTATCTTTGGCACTTTTGTCTGTCATGAATATCAGCTTGTGAGAACATAA carries:
- a CDS encoding sterol desaturase family protein — encoded protein: MATAMRNPKDSMKSTWRTDKEQWTVFHWFYEVLGIHPTALDQDVPVHDKDEKVPFMTEWQTNRWVLVHAFIPFAIHWAYVVYTGRNITPVAAFIFYSTAFKAIGIHELHILRRLGHRLGFFDGDKHERDGVPDVGVAKVVQSLLSTSTFRPMFTVFLSYQTNLPPSSINWLWLPLEIGLYGIVLDFWFYWYHRLMHDIGSLWKYHRTHHLTKHPNPLLTLYADSEQEFFDIAGIPVMTYFSLKLMGLPMGFYEWWFCHQYVVFSELAGHSGVRLHTFTPSTLTWLLRLVNADLVIEDHDLHHRYGWKSSYNYGKQTRLWDRIFGTCRERVESRPDNIDYNNKVTLPLW
- the erg8 gene encoding phosphomevalonate kinase; its protein translation is MLPLPPAVTALSAPGKVLLTGGYLVLDRSYTGTVFALDARIHVIVQQLRRNHRREAASGSAHGRSDTPQAEGNVHGDKEDEGTIVVHSPQFVDAVWEYSIQRCEDGGGVLVKQRNDGPRNLFVETSLNFALTYISYVADSKDFGSLSITILADNDYYSETAFSKASGLRSSSRFVDFGVRLQEAHKTGLGSSAALVTALVSSLVIHRTMQPDDLGPGRDKLHNLAQAAHCAAQGKVGSGFDVAAAIYGSCLYRRFSPSILESVGDAGSPGFEERLFRIVEDADPQHPWDTECLDFGMKLPRGMQMVLCDVECGSQTPSMVRKVLEWRKQNQKEADMLWGALQSNNERLRLELRRLAQSPDEHTLSDFENVRTYIQRSRNHIRSMTQKSDVPIEPRVQTELLDALSELEGVIGGVVPGAGGYDAIVLLIQDNPDVITRLKAFFETWESKAEDDFGGKIGKVRLLGVRHGSEGVKNEMLEQYAGWV
- a CDS encoding putative MFS monosaccharide transporter is translated as MAPPTFAGMSGRKLSWTVSTIATMGFLLFGYDQGVMSGIISDPAFNNVFTATKDDNTMQATVTAVYEVGCLLGAIFALIFGEILGRRKMVICGASVMIVGVIIQVTSFPGSLPLLQFIFGRVITGVGNGMNTSTIPTYQAECSKTSNRGLLICIEGGIIAIGTMIAYWIDFGAHYGPPDLVWRFPIAFQIIFGIVIIVGMLYLPDSPRYLIAQNRIADGEKVLAALAGTEISDRHTQLEKQLIVDSVRASGAQKASFRDLFTGGPSQHFRRMIVGSSSQVFQQISGCNAVIYYLPVLLEDSIGQSHDFALLIGGVNMICYAIFATFSWFFIEKIGRRKLFIGGSFGQCVAMIIVFACLIPGDAQTAKGAVFGLFLYMCFFGATWLPLPWLYPAELSPLRTRAKANAISTCNNWLFNFTVVMITPVMIEHIGWGTYLFFAAWNAFFIPVIWFFYPETSGRSLEEIDLIFAKGYVEKINYVRAAKELPRLTDEEIEAKAAEYGILDDNEKTEERVMERDPAATAEFSSFQPTQL